The Salarias fasciatus chromosome 12, fSalaFa1.1, whole genome shotgun sequence DNA segment TTACCTGATTACATCGCCGAGGCGGACCCTCAGGTTGTTACGGACCACCCTGTTCATGCGAACCTTTTCGTCAGAACAGGTGTCATCAGACAGCACGATGCAGACAGTTTCCCgcctcttttttcctttcatcagCACGGTGTCTCCACggaagagctgcagctcatccatcTTGGTCTGGAGGCACATTTAACAAAGTTATCCAGGTAATCTCACAGTGATCTCTAACACAATTACAGAGTCTCAAATGTGCAACTCAGATAACAATTGTCAATATGCAAATATTTACCTGAGAGAGCGAGACCACACTGTTGTCTTCATTGATGGATTCATCAACGATCAGTCTGTTGGGtctgttcttctgtttcagAATTGCAGTGGCTAGGTCATCATTTTTGGATCTACGGTGAGAAACAAGGCATGGTCAAACAACAGTTCTTCATGTGTCGCCTCAAGGGTTTACACAGCTCATTCCATAAATTTACATAATGAAAGCATCGCTGgtgaactgaatgaaaaacCAAATGATTCCAGTATCACATGGTTTCATCTGTTGCTGTACTGCAATCTGCTTCAATCCAgcagatttaagtttcttttgtgtCTCAGCTTTAAAGGCTGTTTCTGACCTACTGATAAATGATCAATTCAGTTGATGACTGGCATACCTCAGggaatataattttttttttttaattatcaagTGTGTGTTGGGATTGTCATTATTAGTTAAATGTTTGGTGTGTGAAACctaataaatcaataaaaagtgtTCTAAAGTGACTTCAATGTTGTCAGAACTTTGTAGTTATGTTTCCTGGTTGATTTTAATGCTGCTTGAAGGATACCTTTAAGAGATCCACGGTATTTTAATTAATCTTTTAATCAAGGAGTCTATATGATAATTTACCCAGtttgaccacacacacaaaaaaatttaaaaaacacgATGTACCTCAAATACTGAAACCCCTTTGTACCGAGTATGAGACCAGGCACTATTGTTATTGACTTCTATAGGAAGCATTTGTCGTTATTGTTTCTGATGTCTGTTAGCAAGCGTCTCGTTTCTGTTTGGAAATACGCGCTGGAATCCGTCTCATGCATTAGTGGTTAATACAATCGATACCGGGTTGTAGCAATTcagttatattttatttatagcaCGAACAAAAAGACCGGATGAAATGCGCATTTACGGCTGTAACGTTGCACCACTAACTGAACACAGGTTTGTAGTGGCTTACATCGACATTCCGTAATTGACGGCATGATTTTAACAATCCTATGTTAcgtcaaaatacaatgaattagGAAAATGTCCGAAACATGGTTCCAGAAAAGTCTGTGCCGTTTAGGTAAATTCCCTTTCATGTTGGTGTCATGCTACGGCTAGCCTTTCAGCTAACTGACTGGCAAGCCAGCGAGCCCAGATGACACAGCAaaagaattagaaaaaaaactttgagcGTTAGCTAGGTCTCCATTTACATTAACGGCACTAAAATGACAGCAGCATGTCAAGGGCATTTCACACAATCGCTGTCAATGTAGATGTACGTGTACGGGATGCATTATTTTAGTACCGATGAGCTATCAGACGAAGCCAAGCAGATTGACTGTCGTTTAGAATGAGTAGCCGACCAATTAGCCTGCTAGCTTTGCTACACAGGGGAAAGCTAGCCATGAAGCCAGCGATTTAGATGAAAATGGTCTCACTCCCGTTTTATTTTTATCCCTTAAACTTGTGTACCATCAAGTTAACATATCTAATATAGCTGCGTGTATTAATTGAGTCCGATAACCGGCGGTTAGCCGGCGACTAGGCCAATTTGTCGGTGTGATGGTGGACGGCTCTGGCCTTGAGACGGATGctaagctaacgttagcatgcAAACACGACAGCAATGACTGCGCTTTGTCAAGTCCCACAGCTGGCTAACTGTGTGCAGTCAACCGGCCAACAGAGCCCGCGTTGATGACACCATATCTACGACCGGTAAACGATTCATCGCGACAAAAGAGGGCATTTCGGATGAGTTTAACGGTAACGTTATCCAATCAACAGACAAAAGTGCGGAGGCTGAAGTAACTGACCCCATTAGCTCCACCGCTAGCACACTCGATAAATAGCATTCGGGCTAACTTTAATAAACTATCATAAGGCGTTTAAAACGTTTTTTATAATAGGCATCATTCCAAAAAGATATTATAATCATAACAGATTTGATTGTACTTACTCCCCTCCCGAAGCCATGGTCGTCCACCTGGATTAGCgttaataaataaattctaGCTAAGAGTTTCAAGAAGCTCGACCGGTTCTCGTTATTCAACCTTCTCTGAGATTTCACACCAATGAGTAGCTGTTTCCCTGTTTCCTTAGGAGTTATACCGTGAGCCAGACGCATCCcgccctctgattggctgctgggtGTCTGACAAGCTTGACAACCAATCACAGTCCGCGGAACTTGTCATCACTGCGGAGATCGTGGaagctcagccaatcagaaaggAGTGAGCGGGACCTATTTTatcattcgttcattcattgGTTTGACACAATAACCCATCACCCAACCAGCGTTTACCGCGTTGATATTAAAGACTCGTACATGTTGTTGGTCTCCTGCTTAAAGTTTAGACAATAATACTACTTTAACATTTTTCCAATTTATTTTGGAGAAACAATTAGCAAAGCTATACATGAGGACaataaaaaagcagcaacaagaCTTTGTCCAAGCCACAACCACTGTTTCCTTAGAAGTTTGTCCAGATCTAAACTTAGTAATGTATGTATGttgaataaaaatcaaactgtttccattttatttttttgacacaCTGTACAAAAGATTTTTATTCCACTGTCTCTGGATCTCCAGTCGTTGCAGGCATGAGTTTCAATCCACAGGCCGGAGAAAGTTGATCCCCTCCATTAAGTGGCAGGGCAATTCTTCTTTTGTCCTGGGGTGACTATGCAAGACCGAGTTCCTGTATTCTGTGCCGTAGTTCTGAGGAATCCAGTGAAGCACCAATCTGAAGTTCATGCAGGTACACGGGAACACGActgcagcacaaaaacacagacgtATAATGAGAAAGGTCAGATCACACCACactaaatgttttatttctgaagaaattaaatattcaaataataTATGCTTGGACATGATTTGTTTGGGAAAATTGTCCTCGGAAAACCTCCTATCCTGAATCAATACACAGAAGTTGAATCCAGGCTGCTGGTTGTTAATGGTCAGAATGAATATAAAATCCACTTTGCAATCAATAACCGGCTGAGCAACCTTTGCGTGATCGTCCCTGTTATGAGGCCATTAAATTCAGCATAACTTGCTTTATTTGTGGAGTTGTGGCTGCAGGCCTATTCATTCCACACACAACattgaaaaattaaatgtgttCTTAGCCTTATTTGAAAATTACATGTAGATTAAAATTCTACAACCCTGTGTGTCACAAGATCTGAGCAGATTcacatctgcagttttataTTTAAGTTCCAGCATATCAAACAAGGAGCATACAAGTAATCCCATGCCTCAAACACAGTGAATAGAGCAATAAGTGTTTTCACCTACTCGTCTAAGGACTGAGGTCTGATGCTCCAGGTCTTTTTCCAACAAGCTGCCGCCTCCTGTCTCCTGCTGAGTCGCCACAGCACCTCGCCACACCACAGCCCGGATCccacacagtctgacacagcATGGACAGTAAAAAGACGTGTTTCGGCAGAAGGACCATGCAAACCAAGAATAGATTCACTGGAGTCCTGCGGCGTATTCATCTAAACCCCTACGTTTATACAGAGGGATGTGTAAAGATGCAGGAAAGTTCAGAATTGTGATGTTGGTTCACATTAAATAGATTGAAAAAACATAAGACAAGTTaatgtcaatcaaaaaaaacaaaacaattataaACTCAACAAATCAGCATGTAATAACTGAGCAAAATATGTATTTCTGGCCTTGCTGATACAAAACAAAGTTCTAAATGTTGATTTGCTTAAATATAACTCAATCCTAACAATGACTGGGTCACACTGTACATACATACAATTGCTGTCTGTGCTCTGCTATTCTTATTTTGTCAATAATTTAGTGTGTAATATACCTGGAAAGGTAtgcaggctgagctggaggTCCCTCAGTGCTTCTTTCAGCTTGTCCATCTGAGTGAAGCTGACGCCTCGGCCAGCCAGAGAAAGCCCCTTTAGCCTCTGAAGAGTATATAGATTTGTTCCAAAGTTCCCAGTGATATCTGCAGTGGGGATTTGCGGCTGGGAACCTGGAAAATGTTCAACAGACAAAGTATGACAAACTTGGAAGTGAtaacaaaagaaacatttttagaaCATAATTGAATTAGGaataaattaatacatttcTGCACCTTTCTGTTTAACACACACTTTGACCAGCAGGTTGATACATCTGGAAAGGAGAATAAGTCTTCAACATTTGGTTTATAGTCTCAGGAAATGCTGacataaacagacatcattttggGGACCTTGTGTAGTGAGTCACAGCTTGTTTCCAGTCCTTCAGGTGAGTGTGGCAGTGACCCTGGAGGAAGTAAGCAGCTGCAGTCCAGAGCAGTGTGGCCACTTTATCGTCGCTCAAGGCTCCCGTCTCAGGCTCATTTTTCTCCTCAGGCTCCTCCAGCACCACATTTTCTGGCAGCAGCTCCATTGTCATGCTGATGACTTCATTGCAGAGCGCCATACAATCTGCAGGCCGCTGGTCAATGAGCAAGGCAGCACCAGCTTCCAGGTAAAGGTCAGGTAATTTGGGTAGAGTGTGGGCCTCAGCAAGCATCTAAGAGAGCGATTGTCACAAATACATGTCAGTTCAAATATAAAGCAAGGCTTTTCCCAAATGTATAGACTAATTAAAACAACCAAGATTCAAGTAAATACTTCAAATCCGTTGTCTTCAATCTTACTCTATTATGATCATCTGAATGAAAAGCAGCCAGCAGGTCCAGATAATGTTCAACACCCTCTGACACTCTgcagaaacagcaacaacactCATTAATCACCCGCAGCAAACACCACAGGTGTACTATCCTCACCGCCAGCtactttttctgcttttgaacAGAAGCCAGATGTCAGAGTGAGTGAGGCCATGCTGGTCTGCTCACCTTCCATGGAGCACACACTTGAGAGCCATACTATGAAGGACGCTGAGGGCAGATGGCACTGAAAGCAAGGTGGTCAGTGACTGGCTGCTGAGGAATAAGGATGAGGAGAGGGGATTGATATCAGCCAGTGCGGGCTGCGTGGCACCGGCCACCGTCAGAGTCTGTGGGACAAGAGAggtttcatgtttcattttgcaaACCTACAGTCCGATGAATAGCTGGGTGTGATCTAAAATAACTtctccacccatccatctggCAGTTCAACTGACAATCACACTGTGTGTACACTTTTATGATGACACACATGACAATGTGCACCCTCATTCACTTCACTATCACAGCAGGATTTTCATTCACTACAGGCCTGTTGTGTAGctttaaattcatttaaaatatttttggtcaacatttgaataatattGTTAGTGTAGATAGTGCTAGTTCAGTGTTTTGAGTATAAAACTGTTtctatccattcatcttctatgCTGCTTTATCCTATTCAAGGCTTTGGGGAGTTTTTGGAGCCAAACCCTGCAAACTATGGACAAATACATATCTATTTCATATTCATATATTGATTGGCGGTGTGTGTTACTCACTTTGTGCAGTAATCGAAGAGCTTGTATCTCAGCCTGTGTGTTTCCCTGCTGTCTGTAGATGAGCATGCTCTGGTAAAGTGCACAAACACAACGGGAGTCTGTCTCCAGAGCTTTTCGGTAACACTGCAGTGCCATCTGAGGGCGACTCTGGAAAGACGTGGAAACAGTTCACTGTTTCGATATGCAAATGTTCAAACAAGTTACATTGCTTTGTTTGTATAATTAGTTGCATTAGTGTACCATATGGACCAGGCAGAAGCCTGACAGGAGGTGCGTTAATGCCACAAGAGCTCTGGGAGCTGGCATCGTAGAGGCTGTCTGGAGACTCGACAGCGCTTCTGAACTCTGCCCATCACTCAGTCTTTCAGCTCCTAACACCAGGCATGAAGGGCACAAGGTCATATacgtgcattttcattttcagtgtagagaaaaaaatagtaacatttcaaatgaacaaTGCAAATCCCTTAAAACAAGATAAACATAACAACCCTACCCACATGCTTTTTTTACCCTTCCTGTACTTTTAGACAGTTTTTTCTGTGGCCTTAAAAACTGTCAATTTTGCTGACCTTGCACAATGGAAGTGCAGATCTGCAGTAATTCAAAAAGCCTTCTTGGGTCCATGATCAGCATTGGAATAGATGAGAGCTTTCCCTTTGTTGTTATTCCCCTGTCATCCCAGACTTCACCACAAAGCATCTCACACAGAGATGATATCTCTGACTGTAGCAGAGAGAAGAACACAGCATTAGTAcaataaagtttcatttttcaagaaaaaataaggaaacacaaaacaaatatgcAGATTGTCTGGCCCTAACAAGCCTTGATTTATGCCTCACAGAGGCTGGGtactgcaggaaaagaaaaaaaaaaacactcaattcACAGAGGAGTTGTAGCAAGATACTTGAAACAgctgacctgcagtgtaccgGCATACAACAGCATTTTAAATCTGctgaaaaacagataaaaactactgaaaaaaCTAACATTTTATATTCTATCTAATTCTGTGTCATTCATATTGTTGACTGTGATTGGTGTGAtcatgagattaaaaaaaaaataccagaaaatGTTTAACGCTATTAGTTTTAACATAAACCTACACACTGTATGCATCAGAAACATGATGCAGAACTTCCTTGaaccacacatgcatgtgttAAAAACATAATCCTACCTGAATGTCCTGTATAACTTTCAGCTGGCAGGTGGCCAGCCACAATGCCCACTGGAGACAGAAAAGGTAAGGTACACAGGGCTTCAAAGTTGGATTTCCCGCAGATTTGAAGACTGCTTTCCAACGCACACAGACATCTGAGGCATCACCACCATCTCCTGTTATGTTTAAAACTGTAAAGCAGAAAAGTAAACTGGAGAGGTCAGAGTAGAAACAGTATTTGTAGCATTTTTGTCTGCATCAGCTTCATGGCAGGAGCTGACATTTTTACATATAAAGACTCACCTCTATCCATGGCTTGTGAGAGGAGCCGTTCAGCTTCTGAGAAATGAGATTGTGCAACTGAGCATACACAAGCATTGAACACCACTGCcagttccagctgtgtgtgctcCACTTGAGGAGGGATGCCTGCAGGGAAAGGatacaaagtgaaaaaaggtATGAGCCTTATGGGTCCGTTCATGCACGGACCCTTATGACTTTTGAGAAGACTGACTTTGATAGAACGAAAGAAATTGAGCACCTTGAACTTTCCTCAGAAGTTTGTGAAACTCAGATAAACACCATTTAAGGTGTTGGGTCTGGTTGTGGCTTTGGTGTGAGACATCTTGTTCTCCATTTTGCAGCTGAGGgaaaagacagacaaacaaacaaaaaaaaaagcaaactgttAACATGAAGTGGAAAATATGTAAGAGACTGTTTGATCACTTCAAGTAATCAgctatttatgttttccttgTGCTATGTCAGAATAATGTTAGTTTTCATTGCTACTCCCAAAAAATATTCACAGAGAAACAAGATAACCATTACTGAAATACAGTGACGAAATTCTAAATTACAAGGATCAGAAATTTTTGATTGACTTGTTTTCAATCATTGTTTGTCACATGTGGTCAGGCACAGCTGGCACCACTGGCTGtgatttgacattttttgtgCTGGCGCACATAACACTTCACACGATTCACAGTTGAGGATTACATGATCCAACAGTAGATATAAGAGTAGGACCTGgttaaaaaataacagaaagaaacaaagtaaaGAAATATTGAAACTATAACGTCGTCttaggttttgttgttttcaagtTCAAAATGAACTGATATGTCACaggaatggggaaaaaaaacgcttcatCTCCTGCTTCTTGTTTCTACTCCTGTTTGAAGGAACTATAAACCTGTGAAGATTTGGAAGTTTCGCACCCGACTCTATTACTTTGAATCCTTTCCAAGCCTTTTTGCGTTTTACTGTCTGATGTCACTTACTTGATATTTCTTTACCACGTCGTTGTTTTCCTGTGTCCATCTGTCAAATACAGACAGTGCTTGGTCCATTTTAGTAAATATTACAGTGCTGTTTGGCAGAAGAAATTTGTGATGGTGTTTTCAAAATCCCTCCTCTTCCAGCGAACAGCACCGGAAGTACACATGAGCGCCTCCCTGCGCTGCCCGGGCTCTGCTGCCCCACGTGGCGGAAAGCGAGAACTACGCCTCTGATCTGCTCATTGACCAGCAGATGGTGCTGCGAAGGAGCCAAGTTTGGGAGTTTTTCTAGAAACTCGGATGATGACATTGATCACAATCATCAACTGTTTGCTAGCATCACGTTTAGGCAGAATCAGGCCCTATTCAGTGTATATAAAAACATTTCCACCACTACACTGCCTCAGTGCATTCAGTTTGACCTTTTGCAACGGCTCTTTAAGAAATCAGCATTTTATCCACGTTGGCATTCAGCCACAACTGCATGGAcatgcatgcacatacacaAGCATATAGGTCTAACGCAAGTAAACACAATCCTGTATCCTAATTGTGTTACAGCTGAGTCATCTCCGAGACTGCCAGGACAGCCATTTTTCTAGTGTCCCTCCCAAGGTGACTTCCTCTTTTCTCACCCACTTCCATTGCTCACCCCCCAGCTGTGTCGCCCTTTTAGCAATGCATTCTCTTGTTCCCTAAAATCTGCATTCTGTGTGCTTTCATTTAAGTCTTGCCATTTGGTTTTATCTAAGACTGTCTGTCTGCAATCAAATTAAGGTCTAAATACCACagtgaaaaaaagtaaaactctCCCACCCTCAGTATCTGTGCAGTAGGAGATGCAGAGCCCCGCATGCTCACAAAATAGCACTCTCCATCAGTGTCTCCATCCATGTTGTCAAGGGCAAGGTCACTACAAGGCAGGAGGATCTCCTTTCTATCAATGGCATTTGGACAGCTGAACAGTTAGGtttctgacaaaaaaagaatgatGATTTAACCCATTCATTTTAATCGTGCATGTTAATATTGCCATGGGAGTATTCAAGATTTacaatttcactttttcatcGACTGACTGGGCATTTTGTGATTTGAAATTCTtattaaaaaatgttgctttagtTAAACTTGAGGAATACACAAAAATCTTTGgcctgatttttctgttttaatgatttgtttatttcaagTCATCTGCAGATATAGCCTCACACACTTGGAAGAAGGTATTAGCATGTTGTCTTCTGAATGTATCTTTGACTGGCTTAAAAGAAAGAACATTGAACCTGCGATCCTCAGACAATTGCAGCTGAATTCTGTTTACTTTCAGGATTTAACTCATccataaaacatgaagctgtGCAGGGGGGATGTGACGTATATTATTTCTATCTTGTATGACCTTCACTACCAGTAACATGTGAGGTATGGTGCAAAATACATGTGAGATGTATTTTGTACAGCTCCGGGCCACTGAGCGGACAACATGTAGTGCCATATCAAACAGCAGATATATCTGATCAAATCaaaatcagatgtttttttatttacagagaaatATTCATACATGTAGCTCAAATTGCTTTGCATGTTAAAACccagtaaaagtaaaaatacacactcacacaaagacAGACCCCACCTGCCCTCTATCAATCCACATTTCCCATATCAATTAACAAAGAGTAAGATTAAAAACAGTTCTGATATTGGCCAGGCATATTGAGAAAGATTGCACCAATTTGTCTATCCCTTAACATCGTATATCTTTGAGGAAAAGTGCAAACACAAtcctcttttctcctttaaGGTATGCAGAGTAAACTCACTCACCCTCAGGTTCAGTAATCGATAGGTGCTGTACACGCTCTTCAGGGCTGGTCCTCTTGTCAGAGCAGACATCCCTTTAGATCAGCACAGACGGCTCATTTAgtttttgtgtgaatgctgtATCATCACTCAAAGCACGCTCCCACTGTGCACACTCTCGAAGTTCTTTATTTTCGGTGGGAGAGCTTTTATTTGCAGCTCGGTCTGCAACCACTGCACATTTAGAAATTTCTTCTTTTGAGCAACATTAAAAATCAGAGATCATAGCTCATGTTTTTAGAGTTATATGACTAACCATGTAGTCTTAGTGGTCTGTGAGTCAATGGCCCAGCAGTGAAGCTGGGTCCCAGGTGGGATGGTGTGGATCTGCAAACTCACCCTGCAGTAGTGAAGCCACCCAAAGCATCAGCAGAACAATTTTAACAACCACACAGTCACCTCACACCTTAAGCCAAATACCCAGTGTGTGcattcatcttcatacattgaAATAAAATTACTAACACATTTATTGATGTGTATTCATGCTCTCATTATTCATAATCAACACTTTCACAGAATATATCAATCCAGAGAGTTGATGGGTTAGAAGATGTTGCatttgtgtgttgtttgaaaAACTCAAATGTACAAATGATATTTAAACATAAGTGGCTGTCAAACTACTGATCAGACGtgaaaaagctgctgctgtgcagccaGGAGCTTTCTGGGGGGGAAATAtgtctctttaaaaaaagaagtgtgtcCTGCTGCTGACTCGTGAGTTTTCCCTGCCTCCTATATATAAAGCCGGTGCTCTCCCTCCCACTGCAGTCAGTCCTCCCCTGGCCCGGCCGACATGAGTTTCACCGTGGAGCATCACTTCTTGGGCCCGAGCTCGTACCGCAAGGCTCGGCCCGCCTCGGTGTCCTCCAGCGGCTTCCACTCCCAGCGCCGCCGCGTCGCCTACAGCCAGCCGGCCTCCGCGGACAGCCTGGACACCTTCAACGGAGACATGGTGCGCAGGAGCGAGAAGGAGATCCTGCAAGCCCTGAACGACCGCTTCGCCGGCTACATCGACAAGGTGCGAAACCTGGAGATGCACAACCGCAACCTGGAGGCGGAGGCTGCGGCGCTGCGGCAGAGCCAGGCCGGGCGCACCTCCGCCGGGGACCACTACGAGCGGGAGCTGTGCGACCTGCGGggtctgctgcagcagctgaccgGGGAGAAAGCCCGCGCGGCTCTGGAGCACgagcacctggaggaggacaTCCAGCACCTGAGGGTCCGGCTGGAGGACGAGGCGCGCAAccgggaggagctggaggctgcCGCGCGCGCCATGAAGAAGTACGTGGAGGAGTGTCGGCTCGCGCGCCTGGAGCTGGACAAGAAGCTCCGcgccctggaggaggaggccgagTTCCTGAGGAAGAACCACGAGGAAGAGGTGGCGGACCTTCTGG contains these protein-coding regions:
- the fancg gene encoding Fanconi anemia group G protein, which codes for MDQALSVFDRWTQENNDVVKKYQLQNGEQDVSHQSHNQTQHLKWCLSEFHKLLRKVQGIPPQVEHTQLELAVVFNACVCSVAQSHFSEAERLLSQAMDRVLNITGDGGDASDVCVRWKAVFKSAGNPTLKPCVPYLFCLQWALWLATCQLKVIQDIQSEISSLCEMLCGEVWDDRGITTKGKLSSIPMLIMDPRRLFELLQICTSIVQGAERLSDGQSSEALSSLQTASTMPAPRALVALTHLLSGFCLVHMSRPQMALQCYRKALETDSRCVCALYQSMLIYRQQGNTQAEIQALRLLHKTLTVAGATQPALADINPLSSSLFLSSQSLTTLLSVPSALSVLHSMALKCVLHGRVSEGVEHYLDLLAAFHSDDHNRMLAEAHTLPKLPDLYLEAGAALLIDQRPADCMALCNEVISMTMELLPENVVLEEPEEKNEPETGALSDDKVATLLWTAAAYFLQGHCHTHLKDWKQAVTHYTRCINLLVKVCVKQKGSQPQIPTADITGNFGTNLYTLQRLKGLSLAGRGVSFTQMDKLKEALRDLQLSLHTFPDCVGSGLWCGEVLWRLSRRQEAAACWKKTWSIRPQSLDDRVPVYLHELQIGASLDSSELRHRIQELGLA